The Oxalobacteraceae bacterium OTU3CINTB1 genome includes a window with the following:
- a CDS encoding SDR family oxidoreductase produces MKQVMVVTGSSRGIGAATALMASRRGYAVCINYVSNGEAAEQLRAQIAGEGGEAIVVQGDMSVEADVLRLFAAVDAQLGPITALVNNVGVLEQQCKLMEMSAERMQRVFTTNIMSAFLCAREAVKRMSTRSGGQGGGIVNISSGAARHGGANTYIDYASSKGAIDVMTLGLSKEVAEEGIRVNCVRPGVTDTEIHASGGMPDRVARMASSLPMGRAATSEEVAESILWLLSPQSSYVSGAILDVAGSR; encoded by the coding sequence ATGAAACAAGTGATGGTGGTGACCGGCAGCAGCCGGGGCATAGGCGCGGCGACGGCCTTGATGGCGAGCCGCCGTGGCTACGCCGTCTGCATCAACTACGTCAGCAACGGCGAGGCGGCCGAACAGCTGCGCGCGCAAATTGCCGGCGAGGGCGGCGAGGCGATCGTCGTGCAGGGCGATATGAGCGTGGAAGCCGACGTGCTGCGCCTGTTCGCGGCGGTCGACGCCCAATTGGGGCCGATCACTGCGCTTGTCAACAACGTCGGCGTGCTCGAACAACAGTGCAAGCTGATGGAGATGTCGGCCGAGCGGATGCAGCGCGTTTTCACCACCAACATCATGAGCGCCTTCCTGTGCGCCAGGGAAGCGGTCAAGCGGATGTCGACGCGCAGCGGCGGGCAGGGTGGCGGCATCGTCAACATCTCCTCCGGCGCCGCCCGGCACGGCGGCGCCAATACCTACATCGACTACGCATCCTCCAAAGGCGCCATCGATGTGATGACGCTTGGCTTGTCGAAGGAAGTGGCGGAGGAGGGCATCCGCGTCAATTGCGTGCGGCCCGGCGTCACCGACACCGAGATCCACGCCAGCGGCGGCATGCCCGATCGCGTGGCGCGGATGGCATCGAGCTTGCCGATGGGGCGCGCGGCCACGTCGGAGGAAGTCGCCGAGTCCATCTTGTGGTTGCTGTCGCCGCAGTCGTCCTACGTCAGCGGCGCGATACTGGACGTCGCCGGTTCGCGCTAA